GACGCTACCTGGATTTAGTGGCGGTTTTTGATGCAGCGAGTGCCTGCTGCCAGGCTTGGTcttctgccggccactatggctcagCCGCAGATCAGGGATCAGGGGTAGGGAGATACATGCGCGTGCGGAGTCCCTCGTTggccaggagtttccccgtgGCTAACCAGGTGGGAGTTATACCGCTCctgctcggtcgccagagccccgttTAAAGGTGTACCGCAGAGCGGTGGGGTTGGCTGTTGGTCCGCTCCTTGACCTTTACCACCTATTTTATCCCCGTGCTCAAAATATAATTCGCTGTGCTCGAATAGGCAGTTCTTTACTAATGCTATCCGTCTGTGGAACTATCTGCCACATAGATATAAGACAATTGGGTCGCAACTCAGTTTAAATCtctaataaaacaagaaaggaagctaacttcggcacgccgaagtttgaatacccttgcagattggtttcgatgtttatattatagatttaaatggtgaaaacactcacaaaacagagtttcattacattttacctatacttattatgtttacagtttgacagttacaggtttacattcccagttttacattttctctacatctaccgatcggtttatatggcagctatatgacatagttgtccgatttttatgaaatttataccataattctagaataataaaaaaagcttatatctcagagtagataaacaaacgttgaaaaacaacgattgtataattttttttcctatttatttctcgaccgttcctatggcagctatatcatatagtcgtccgattttcataaaaattttaccaaaattctgaaataatataaaatggccatatctaaaaaatggtgcaaaaatgttgaaaaacagccaagttataattttttttctacaaatatatcgaacatttgtatggcagctatatgatatagtcgtccgatccggcccgttccgacatatatagcagtgagagcatatagaagactatatgcaaagtttcattcgggtagctttaaaactgagggactagtttgcgtagaaacagacagacagacagacagacagacagacagacggacagacggacagacagacagacggacagacggacatggctagatcgactcggctgttgatgctgatcaagaatatatatactttatagggtcggaaacgtctccttcactgcattgcaaacttctgactgaaattataataccctgcaagggtataaacatATGAATTATTAATACCAAAAAACACATTACTACAAACACCGTCATTGCCAGGGATCGATCCACTCATTAATATTGCCGACCAACGCTTTAACCAGCACGACCACAGGACCGATTAAATGTGTGATGCACAAACACTAATATGAATTTGAAAGCCTTTTGATTCTCGTCCTAGCAAAGCCAAATATGAAATTTCGTCTCAAAATGTgttgtctgtttctacgcaaactagtccctcagttttaaagctacccgaatgaaactttgcatatagtcttctatatgctctcactgctatatatgtcggaacgggccggatcggacgactatatcatatagctgccatacaaatgttcgatatatttgtagaaaaaaaattataacttggctgtttttcaacatttttgcaccattttttagatatggccattttatattatttcagaattttggtaaaatttttatgaaaatcggacgactatatgatatagctgccataggaacggtcgagaaataaataggaaaaaaaattatacaatcgttgtttttcaacgtttgtttatctactctgagatataagctttttttattattctagaattatggtataaatttcataaaaatcggacaactatgtcatatagctgccatataaaccgatcggtagatgtagagaaaatgtaaaactgggaatgtaaacctgtaactgtcaaactgtaaacataataagtataggtaaaatgtaatgaaactctgttttgtgagtgttttcaccatttaaatctataatataaacatcgaaaccaatctgcaagggtattcaaacttcggcgtgccgaagttagcttcctttcttgttttattagaGATTTAAACTGAGTTGCGACCCAATTGTCTTATATCTATGTGGCAGATAGTTCCACAGACGGATAGCATTAGTAAAGAACTGCCTATTCGAGCACAGCGAATTATATTTTGAGCACGGGGATAAAATAGGTGGTAAAGGTCAAGGAGCGGACCAACAGCCAACCCCACCGCTCTGCGGTACACCTTTAaacggggctctggcgaccgagcagGAGCGGTATAACTCCCACCTGGTTAGCcacggggaaactcctggccAACGAGGGACTCCGCACGCGCATGTATCTCCCTACCCCTGATCCCTGATCTGCGGctgagccatagtggccggcagaagACCAAGCCTGGCAGCAGGCACTCGCTGCATCAAAAACCGCCACTAAATCCAGGTAGCGTCTGTCCCATAATGGGCGGCTACCcggtctgcgtctgagccatagtggccggcagtgaCAGCACCTGGcagaaggtataaaatgcagccaaGCATGGGCAACAATGCACCAAATTGGAATGTCAGTATATactactccaggtggcagccacaaaaggGGACCTAAGCAGAGCACAAGGAGGCTGCTGACCAGCGTCATCACCTCCCAATTGCTGTATGCGGCACCAGTGTGGGCGGCTGGAAAGAAGTCCTATATGCGGGGTATCGAGTCAACGTATAGACTCTGTGCCATTCCAGTGGCGAGCGCCTTCCGAACCATCTTGGACGACGCGGTGCTGGTGTAAGCAGGTGTGTCCCTCTGAGGGAGCTGATCCGCGAGAAGGCGGACATTCGTGACATGCTGAGCTGAAAAGGCAGGCCCGGTGTAAGCAGGTGTGTCCCTCTGAGGGAGCTGATCCGCGAGAAGGCGGACATTCGTGACATGCTGAGCTGAAAAGGCAGGCCCGGTGGGATGCCTCGTCTAAAGGTCGCTCGACCCACAGGATGATCCCAAAGCGGAAGAACGGACAGGTAGATTTTTACCTAACCCAGGTGCTGAGCGGGCATGGATGCTTCCGTAGCTACCTTAAGAGGTTTGGCCATGACGCGGAGGAAAGCTGCCCGGAATGTGGATCCGGGATAACAGAGGATGCCGGCCGCGTCATCTTCGACTGCCGCCGGTTCGACGAGGAAAGGGACGAGCTGGAGGCGATAGCAGGTGCAGCCATCAGTGTGGATACGCTGGTGCCGCAGATGCTGGCGGACCCGAGGACatgggaggcggcggcagagttCGCTGCCAAGCTGATGAGATCTCTCAGGGCCCTGGAGAGATCGAGGAAGGAGCAGACTGGCTGAGCGGCTTACCGATGtgcgaagcattgctttgcggccgtaccgcacaaTCGCGGGCCCCTTGCCCTGTCAttctcattttcttttttttgttagcgagttgtaagaataaatatttttgtgtaataaatgaatattaaaaaaaaactcactAAGCTGACCAAGGTCAGGGGCAGTAGAGACAGACACGCACACACTAAGCTGACAAATGTCAAagacattaaaataaaagaaaggaaaactaaaataagGGCAGTAGCGAGAAGGCAGATACATGTGTATAAATGTTGATCAATGTTGGTCAACGTATGtacatacagctgtgttcactgaaatagcagtgcgacagaggaacaacttcaaaacgtttttttgtacatatttctttttgcaagctgatctattgcacattgtttttgtaaaatggaacataaagataagaatcgagaaaaaattccgttagatttgctctatttttatgttttattgatatttttcacatatgcagctcgttttggccgatcactgaaatagcagtatttaattttctttcgcaaaaagtgccgaaatttcttttaattttgtaaaaaatgagtttaattacggtcgttattatagtttatactataata
Above is a genomic segment from Drosophila kikkawai strain 14028-0561.14 chromosome 3R, DkikHiC1v2, whole genome shotgun sequence containing:
- the LOC138928824 gene encoding uncharacterized protein, with protein sequence MIPKRKNGQVDFYLTQVLSGHGCFRSYLKRFGHDAEESCPECGSGITEDAGRVIFDCRRFDEERDELEAIAGAAISVDTLVPQMLADPRTWEAAAEFAAKLMRSLRALERSRKEQTG